The Ornithinimicrobium sufpigmenti genome includes the window TCCGAGAAGCCGGCAGACGTCTGGACGCTCGACCTGCGGCTGAGTGAGGTCGAGGGCCGGACCGTGCTCGACTTCGCGCAGGTGATGAGCGACGGGCTGCCCGTCACCGAGGTCGGCCCCGGGTGGGAGTACTACCTGGACCGGCTGGCCGACAGCGTGCGCACCGGCGAGGTGAGCCAGGTCGGCTGGGACGGGTACCTCGACCTCGCGCCGGAGTATGCCGAGGCGTTCGGGAAGGCCGGCGGTCAGTCGTCCTGACCCGCGGTGGAGCCTCCAGTCGGCAGTTGCAACGCGGGACGCAGGCGCCCACCAGCTGCACGACGTAGGTCACATGACGGCTCGCTGGAACCCGCCAGGGTCCTGGTCAGACGGTTGCCGTCAGACGGGTTGCAGCGGCCGGTGCTGTCCGTCCGGGAGGCGGACCGAGATGGGCTGGCCGGGACGCACCTCGCCGCTGTGCTCGACCACCGCCATGACCCCGGCCTTGCGGACGACCCGGGCGCTCGCCGCCTCCGGGGAGGCGGTGGAGGGTGCGGGCTCCTCGCGTGGCGTCCCGTCCTGCGTGGTGAGGACCACCTTGAT containing:
- a CDS encoding SRPBCC domain-containing protein, with protein sequence MITGRPETRDGQDHLVLTRTFQAPVEDVWAAITEPERLGRWFGVWSGDPATGQVQVRWDYEDDVAEETYVIEVCEAPHRLRLHNLSEKPADVWTLDLRLSEVEGRTVLDFAQVMSDGLPVTEVGPGWEYYLDRLADSVRTGEVSQVGWDGYLDLAPEYAEAFGKAGGQSS